CCGGTCCGCGCCTTCGTGAATGACCTGCTCCACGCCGCCGCGGCCGAGGGCGGGGTGGTGATGGACGGCCGTGACATCGGGACCGTCGTCTTCCCGGACGCCGAGGTGAAGGTGTTCCTCGTGGCCGCCCCCGAGGAGCGCGCGCGCCGGCGCCTGGCCGACCGGGGAAGGGTGCCGGATCCGGTCACCCTGAAAGCCGAGGCGGGTGCCTTGCTAGCCCGGGACGAGCACGACCGGTCGCGGGACGTGGCGCCCCTGGCGCAAGCCTCTGACGCGGTGCTCATAGACACCACCCAACTCGGTTTCGACGAACAGGTTCGGCTGGTCGTGGACCTTGTGCGGAAGGCGGCCGGCGGCTAGCGTTAACGGCTTGCCCGCCCCGGCCCTTTTGCCGGTAGTTCGATTCCTCTGTCCCGCGCCCGGAGAGGCGCACTGAGGCCCCGAGTAGTATGCTCACCCAGAACCAGGACGCCCCCGAGACGCTCGAGGGGACGCCGTCCGTCACCCCCCCAACGCCCACCAAGCTGAACGTCAGGCCCGATCTCTTCGACGAGAGCTATTCGCCCGAGCAGTACCAGACGATGATGGAGATGTACGAGGGTACTCTTCAGCATATCGAAGAGGGCGAAATCGTGATGTCGAGGGTTTTGCGGGTCACCGACAACGCCGTCATCCTCGACGTGGGCTTCAAGTCCGAAGGCGCCGTGGCGATCGAGGAGTTCAAGGACGCCAAGTCCCTCAAGGAAGGCGACGAGGTCGAGGTGTTCCTCGAGAGCCTCGAGGACAACGAAGGCGCGGTCATCCTGTCGAAGAAGAAGGCCGACTTCATGCGCGTCTGGGAGCGCATCCGCGTCGCCTACGAGAGCGATGAGCCGGTCGAGGGAATGCTCCAGAAGAAGATCAAGGGCGGGGTGGTCGTGGACCTGATGGGCGTGGACGCGTTCCTGCCCGGTTCGCAGATCGCGCTCCGCCGCGTGCCCAACATAGACGAGCTGCTGGGCCAGTCCTACCAGTTCAAGATCATCAAGCTCAACAAGCGCCGCCGGAACATCGTCGTCTCCCGCCGGGTCATCCTCGAGGCGGAGCGGGCGACCAAGCGCGAACGCCTGATGAAGGAGCTGGAAGTCGGTCAGGTGCGCAAGGGCGTGGTCAAGAACATCACCGACTTCGGCGCCTTCATCGACCTGGGCGGGGTGGACGGCCTGCTCCACATCACCGACATGTCGTACGGCCGCGTCTCGCACCCGTCCGAGATGGTCAAGTTCGGCCAGGAGATCGAGGTCAAGATCCTCGATATCGACTGGGAGCGCGAGCGGATCTCGCTCGGCCTCAAGCAGCTCCAGACCTACCCTTGGACCGACGTCGCCGCCAAGTACCCGGTCGGCACGCGGGTGCAGGGAAAGGTCGTCAGCATCACCAACTACGGCGCGTTCATCGAGCTGGAGCCGGGGATCGAAGGCCTGGTCCACATCTCCGAGATGTCGTGGACCCGCAACGTGCGGCACCCGTCCAAGATCGTCTCCATCGGCGAGACCATCGAAGCGGTCGTGCTCAAGGTGGACGAGGGCGAGGAGAAGATCTCGCTTGGCATGAAGCAGACCGAGCAGGACCCTTGGATGGTGTTGCCGCTCAAGTACCCGGTCGGCACGCGCATCACCGGGAAGGTGCGGAACCTCACCAGCTTCGGCGCTTTCGTGGAGATCGAGCCGGGCATCGACGGCCTCATCCACATCTCCGACATGTCGTGGACCAAGCGCGTCCAGCACCCCTCGGAGGTCGTGAAGAAGGGTGACACGGTGGACGTGGTGATCCTCAACATAGACGCCGACAACAAGCGCATCTCGCTCGGTCTCAAGCAGGCCGAGGAGGATCCGTGGTTGCGCATCGGCGAGACCTATCCGGTGGGTCGCGAGCTCAAGGGCCACGTGGTGCGCATGATGGACAAGGGCGTGGTCGTGGATTGCGGCAACGACATCGAAGGATTCGTCCCGATGAGCCAGCTGGGCATCCCGGACATCCAGAACCCGGCGGACGGCGTGAAGGAAGGCCAGGTCGTCGAGCTGAAGGTCCTCGAGGTGGATCCCATCCACCACCGGATCGTGCTCGCGGCGCTGAGCTTCCCCGACGAGCCGCTCCGGGAGATCCCGAAGCCGTACATCGAGCCGGACCCGGAGAGCCCTGCGCCGGAGACGACGCCGGAGACGACGCCGGAGACGACGCCCGGGGCGTGACCGCCGCGGCGCCGTGGGGAGAACCCCGCGGCGCCGCCGTGTTATGGACCCTGGCGGATCGGTCTAGAAGTCGGCCGTGATCCCCACGATGGCCCGGCGGCCGTTGACCGAGCCGCCGAAGAGGTGGTAGCGCCGCTGGTCGCTGAGATTCGTCGCGACGCCGTGCAGGCGCAGCTGCCGCGTGAGGCGATAGCTGCCGGCGAGGGTGATCGTCTGGCTCGCCGGGACGTACCCGGAGAAGATGCCGGCCGCCCAGTCCATCCCTTCCACGAAGCGCGCCGTGACGCCGAGGTCGGCGCGGTCATCGGCGTAGCGGAGCCCGAGCGTGACCTTCCACTTGGGCGTGTTCGGCACGAGCTGGTCGCCCAACCGCTGCTCGCGCACCTCGAAGTCGAACAGGCTGTACGAGCCGTCGAAGCGGATCCGGTCCGTGACGTGCACGGACGCACCGAGCTCCAGCCCCTGCTCGACGACGCGGCCGGCGTTGGTGTACGACACGATCAAAGCCCGGCGCCCGTCAGGCAGGGTGGCCAGCAGCGGCCCGGCTGCGGCGTTCAGCTGGTTGAAGCCCCCCCGCAACAGGGGGACCGGCCTACGCAGCGGGTGCGTCGTCGGCAGACCGATGCGGGCCAGGCGTGCGTCCAGCGTGTCGAGCAAAGCGACGACCTCGCGGTCCTCATTGAGGCTGTAGAACGGATACTCCGGATTGACGCCCGGGAGCAGGTCGGTCACGAAGTTGCGCATGTCGTTCCGGTAGAGGTCGAGCGTCACGAAGCTGCGGCGCCCGACGTTCCCCTTGTACCCGATCTCCCACCCTGTCACCGTCTCAACCTCGAGGTTGCGATTGCCCCGCGCCTGCACCAGCGTGAGCGAGTCGAAATTCCAGGGCAGCGGGGTGAGGTTGAGCCCGGCGGTCACGGAGGGAGGGAGGGACGCGGCCACTGCCGCCAGATAGGCGTTGAGGCTGGTCTGGAGGCGGCGCGGGCCGGCCGTCGGCGCTCCCGCCGGCACCCGCAGGAAGAACTCCGAGTAGTTGGGCGTCTGGAAGGCGCGGTTGACGGTGAGCCGGATCGAGTGGTCCGCGTGCGGCGCGAAGACGAGCGCGCCCTTGGGCGAGAACTGGGGCTCGAAAATGCTGCCGTCGTCGTAGCGGGCGGCAACCACGGCGCGCACCCACGAGTTCAGGCGCACCTCGATCTGGCCGAACGCCGAAGAGGTGTTGTCCGTACGATCGTCGTCGGCGGCGAGCATCAGCGTCGAATCGGTATCGACCGCGGAGCTCCGGTACGACGCCCCGGCCACGAGGCGGCCCCGGTCGCCGAAGAGCGACTGGTTGAACTGGCCCTCCACGTGATAGATGCTGGAGTGTTCCAACAGGGGAATCCCGGATACGAGCGAGTACTGCGAATCGACCGTGTTCCGACCGGAGTACCAGCCCATCACGCTGAACCGGTTCGTGGCCACGTTGACCCGCGCCCACGGGCGATCGGCCTTGGTGACCTGGACCCGCCCGATCCCTGTGACGAACGACTCGTTTTCCACCCGCGCGGTACCGGCTTCAATGGTCGTGACCGCGCCGCCCGCACCGTAGTAATCCAGGCGCGCGGAGCCGTACTGATTCCGCAGCGGATCGCGCTCCCCCGTGAGCAGGTTCGCGGGATCGAGCTCCTGGCCGTTGAGCGGGCGGACTTCCCGCGACCGGTTGAAGGTGGTGTCGCCGTACTCGCGCCGCAGGTCGAGCGAGTCGCTCGCGGTGCGCGAGCGGCTCCACGTGTCGCTCTGCGTGAGGCCGAGGTTCACGCGATAGCCAAGGCG
The DNA window shown above is from Gemmatimonadales bacterium and carries:
- the cmk gene encoding (d)CMP kinase, which translates into the protein MRKRPVVAIDGPAASGKSTTARAVAKALGFTHLDSGALYRALTLVALERLGPAPRWEAEAIVAEARRLPVSVAAAAGVLEVTVGGLPLGDAIRSEAVTREVSRVAAMSPVRAFVNDLLHAAAAEGGVVMDGRDIGTVVFPDAEVKVFLVAAPEERARRRLADRGRVPDPVTLKAEAGALLARDEHDRSRDVAPLAQASDAVLIDTTQLGFDEQVRLVVDLVRKAAGG
- a CDS encoding 30S ribosomal protein S1: MLTQNQDAPETLEGTPSVTPPTPTKLNVRPDLFDESYSPEQYQTMMEMYEGTLQHIEEGEIVMSRVLRVTDNAVILDVGFKSEGAVAIEEFKDAKSLKEGDEVEVFLESLEDNEGAVILSKKKADFMRVWERIRVAYESDEPVEGMLQKKIKGGVVVDLMGVDAFLPGSQIALRRVPNIDELLGQSYQFKIIKLNKRRRNIVVSRRVILEAERATKRERLMKELEVGQVRKGVVKNITDFGAFIDLGGVDGLLHITDMSYGRVSHPSEMVKFGQEIEVKILDIDWERERISLGLKQLQTYPWTDVAAKYPVGTRVQGKVVSITNYGAFIELEPGIEGLVHISEMSWTRNVRHPSKIVSIGETIEAVVLKVDEGEEKISLGMKQTEQDPWMVLPLKYPVGTRITGKVRNLTSFGAFVEIEPGIDGLIHISDMSWTKRVQHPSEVVKKGDTVDVVILNIDADNKRISLGLKQAEEDPWLRIGETYPVGRELKGHVVRMMDKGVVVDCGNDIEGFVPMSQLGIPDIQNPADGVKEGQVVELKVLEVDPIHHRIVLAALSFPDEPLREIPKPYIEPDPESPAPETTPETTPETTPGA
- a CDS encoding TonB-dependent receptor; translation: MLRRAGVQVLVALVAVLVSMTALPAPAAALEATGSVRGVVRRADDQRPIRGITVAVRSTGLQTVTDAEGRFAISRVPAGSQVLVFRLFGFQPRELAVEVTGGRTVTADASLDLQPVTISEIVVVAASRTAERIVEAPAAVAVVEPAVARELSTTAQMPLALATVPGVDVVQSGMNDFNVNARGFNSSLNRRILVLQDGRDLSIAFLGAQEWNAMAIPLDEIGRIEMVRGPGSALYGANAFAGVLNIITPAPREVVGTRVTLAAGELSTFRADVRHAGVAADGRLGYRVNLGLTQSDTWSRSRTASDSLDLRREYGDTTFNRSREVRPLNGQELDPANLLTGERDPLRNQYGSARLDYYGAGGAVTTIEAGTARVENESFVTGIGRVQVTKADRPWARVNVATNRFSVMGWYSGRNTVDSQYSLVSGIPLLEHSSIYHVEGQFNQSLFGDRGRLVAGASYRSSAVDTDSTLMLAADDDRTDNTSSAFGQIEVRLNSWVRAVVAARYDDGSIFEPQFSPKGALVFAPHADHSIRLTVNRAFQTPNYSEFFLRVPAGAPTAGPRRLQTSLNAYLAAVAASLPPSVTAGLNLTPLPWNFDSLTLVQARGNRNLEVETVTGWEIGYKGNVGRRSFVTLDLYRNDMRNFVTDLLPGVNPEYPFYSLNEDREVVALLDTLDARLARIGLPTTHPLRRPVPLLRGGFNQLNAAAGPLLATLPDGRRALIVSYTNAGRVVEQGLELGASVHVTDRIRFDGSYSLFDFEVREQRLGDQLVPNTPKWKVTLGLRYADDRADLGVTARFVEGMDWAAGIFSGYVPASQTITLAGSYRLTRQLRLHGVATNLSDQRRYHLFGGSVNGRRAIVGITADF